The Lutibacter sp. A64 genome segment TGCAAAAAATAGTGGAGATAGAGCGAGGTTAATTAAAGAACTAGATTTAATGAAATCCGTTGGAATTGACAACCTACGTATTTTAGTTGGAGCAGAAGGAGCGGGAGAAGATTCTAGGGTACATCCAGCTTTACAGCCTAAACAAGGAGTTTATAATGAAGATTTATTAGATGGTTTAGATTTTTTAATGGCTGAAATGCGCAAGCGTAATATGTATGCGGTATTGTATTTAAATAATAATTGGATTTGGTCAGGTGGAATGTCTCAATATCTTGAATGGAATGGTTATGGAGAAGTTCCTAACCCTTTTTTTACTGAGAAATTTACTTGGAATGATTATATGAATTACACAAAACAATTTCATTCTTGCGAACCTTGTAAAGAGGCGTTTTACAAGCATGTTAAATTTATTATGGGTAGAACAAATACCTATTCAAACCTAAAATATACTGATGATAATACGGTTATGTCTTGGCAAGTAGCAAATGAACCTAGGGTTTTAATGACTCCTGAACACGAAATTGCATTTGCAAGTTGGTTGAAAGAAACTGTTGATTTAATTGAAAGTTTAGATACAACGCATTTAATTTCTACGGGTGCCGAAGGAAAAGCTAGTTATTTACAAGATATTAAGATGTATGAAAGATTACATACAAACAAAAATATTGATTATTTAACAATACATATGTGGCCAAAAAATTGGGGTTGGTATGATATTGATAATGAAAAAGAATCTACACAGTTTTCTATTGAAAAAGCTAATGAATATATGAATGAGCATATTGTAATTGCTAATAAAATTCAAAAGCCAATTGTAATGTCTGAGTTTGGTTTTCCACGTGAAAAAGAAAGTCTAGACCCTAATGCTTCAATAGAAAATAGAAATGTTTTTTATAAGGCTATTTTTGATAGAATAAATGAAAGTGAAATTAATAATGGAGCCTTGTCAGGTTTAAATTTCTGGGGTTTTGCTGGTTTTGCAAAAACGAATCCTGAAAATGGAAAATGGATGCACGGAGACGATTTTAGTGCAGACCCACCGCAAGAACCTCAAGGATTAAATTCTGTATTTGCTACAGATATAGCTACACTTAATCTTATTAAAAAAGCAAATGATAAATTGATTATAAAATAAGGATATTATAACACGCGTTTTATACCCTCAAACTTCTCTCGGTATTCGCTAGGAGTTGTGTTTTTAGATTTTTTAAAGGCTCTGTTAAAGTTGGCTATATTGTTAAAACCACATTTAAAGCATATTTCACTTATACTTAAATCTGTTTCAATTAACCATCGTGTAGCGTAGCTAATTCGTGTATCGTTAATATAATCTACAAAAGTTTTTCCTGTACGTTTTTTTATAAATCTATTAAAAGAAACAGCACTCATATTTACAACAGCAGATATTTCTGAAAGTAGAATTTTACGATGAAAATTTTCTTGAATAAAAAGATAAACCTTTTTAATTTTATCACTGTTTTCAAAATTTTTATTTTGAGTGCTATATGTTGAAAGAATTCTTTGATTTCTAGAAGTAGCTAAATCCTGAAGAATTGAAATAAGCTCCATAAAATAATCGATGCTATCAATTTTAGCCAGTGCTTTAATTCTATCCATCATTTCAAAAGCAGTTTTTTCTGAAAAAAGAATGCCATAATTAGATCTTTCAAACATATCTTTTATAGGTTTGAATATTCTGCGAGAAAGCATTTTTTCATCAAATAAATCATTGTGAAATTGAATAGTAATTTCATTAATGTTTGAATTTTTACAATTATGAAGCTCCCAACAGTGTGTTATATTTGGACCTAATAAAACAAGTTCATATTCAGAAATTTCTTCTATGCTATTACCTACTATTCGGCGGACTCCTTTTCCATTTGAAATAAAATTTAATTCATATTCAGGATGAAAATGAATTGGAAAATCAAAATCATCTTTAACACGATCAAAAACTTGAAAACTATCATCAGGAGCAAGTGGTGTAATTTCTCTATGAGAATCTTTAATCATAATTTAATATTATATATTTGGAAAAATGAAAATGACATTTTATCTCTATAAATATAATGTAAAATATGTTTATTTTATGAAAAAACTTGTAAAATGATAATTTTTACAACTAAAAATGTTTTTAAACCAAATACTTTAAAATAAAAATATATGCGATTTAATGCTAATTTTTTAATAACAATCCATTAAAATGGCATCCTTATTTTGGTAATAACTTAACGATTTTTTGAGATGTTTTTGGCAAATACTATCTAAGGTTTGAGTTACATCTTTTTGCATAACTACAGAGCCACAAATCATAATTACACCTTTGTTTTTTAGAATTTCAGCAACTTTTTCAGCATCTGATTTTAATAAATGTTGAACATAGGTTTTTGTATCTTGTTCTTGAGAATAAGCCACATATATAGCTTGTAAATTTCCTTTTTTTTGTTGTGCTTTTAATTCTTTTTTATAGAGATTGAATGAAGTTTCTGTACGTCCGCCCCAATAAAGTTGTAGTTTCGTTTTTTTATTGTTTTCATCAATCATTCCTAAATAAGGACCAATACCTGTTCCGGTAGCAATTAATAATGCATTTTTTGCTTTTTTAGGAAGATGAAATCCTTTGTTTTTTACAATGCTACAAGTTATTTTATCTCCCATTTTAAGATTGTTTAAACGATTAGAAATTACACCTTTATTATGTAATTTTACACTTAAAATAAGTTTGTTTGTACCTAATTTTCCAATGGAGTAGAGGCGTTCTCTTCCATCTTCTTCACTAATTATTGATAGTAAATCACCCGATTTAAATTTAACTTTATTTAAAGCTTTCATTTTAATTAAAAATGTTGCTTCTGGTTGATTTTCAGCTTTGGTATTAGCTATTATTTCAAAAGTAGATGCGTTCTGTTTTTTCTTAGAAATTAACGATTTTGGCAATCTAATAGCTAAATTCTCTGTTTTACTCCATTGTAATAACCACTTGTTATAAGCTTCTAAAGATTGATTATTTACGGTAAAAACATCATTTAGTCTTTTGCTTGTTGGAAGTTTTTGTAGCAATTCATCAACTTCATAAGCATATTTACAAAAATCTGGGTATGCTAATGATCCAAAGCCTACAACAGAATAATTAAAAGAATTTTCTTGTGGTTGAAGTTGAGTTAATGTTTCAAATTTTTTAGCATTTGTTGGTGCTTCTCCTGCGCCATAAGTAGAGGTCATTATTACTAAATGCTGTGTTTTTATATAACTTGTATAGCTGTTAAGTTCTGTTAAAAACGATTTTTTACCAAGTCTAATTAACTCTGAATGTAAGTAATTTGCAAAATAAAATGTAGATCCATTTTCTGAACCGATAAGAATTATATATTCGCAATCGTCTTTTTTATAGCGATTTTTTATTCTAGATTTTCGTCGTTGTAGTGCAATATGAAATCCAGAATACATAAAAAATAAGATTCCAATACAAGCAATTAACAAAACAAGACTCCAAATAATACTTGCTTGACCAGTATGAAAAATAAGACTATAATAAGAAATTACTGTTGTAAACGGATAGTTGATTTTACTTATAATAGCTCCGTTAAACTGATTTATGAGTAGCTCTTTATCTTTTAATTGTAATAAAAAATATGATTCTGGAAATTCAGAAAAAGGAAATTCTAGTTTTTTAACTTCAGAAAGTTTTGTGTTTTTAAAGGTGTTAAATTCGGCTAGTTTTAGTACGGGTTCTTCTTCAAATTTAGTATCTTCCTGATGCATAATTTTTGCCTTTGGAATAATATTAAATTGTTCTAAAGAAAGATAAACTCCACTTAAAGTAATTATTAATATTGGAATTAAAAGCCATCTTCCAAAGATAGTATGGAAATACGGATTAAATTTTTCTTTAATTATTGGACTAAAAAAGTTTTGGATTCCTCCTTGTTTTTTAACGATTAGAAAAATTCCGGTAATGCTAATTAAAAAAAGTAAAAAGGAAGTTAACCCCACAAAAAAACGTCCAATACTTTTTAAAAATAAAGATCTATGCAGGCTTGTAGCAAACTTAAATAGTGCATTAGTTTCTTTGGGTTTGCCTAAATTTTCTCCGGTTTTAGGGTTTATGTAAAAGATTTCATTTGTACCTTCTTCATTTATTATAGATGCTGTTACCCAATCATTTTTATCAATTTCTAGTGAAATTATTTCAGCATATTTTTTTTGAAGTGTAGTAGCTATTTCAGCAACTGTAATTTCGTTTAAATTATTGGTTGTGTAAGGTTGTACACGATTTGAAATGGGTTCAAATGCTAAAATAATTCCTGTTAAGGAAGCAAGTAATATAAAAATAGAAGAAGATACAGCCAATGCTAGATGGCTGTATCTCCAAATAGATAACGTCATAATAAAATTACTTTTGCGGTAACATTCTTATATATCTTATGTAACCGGTTCCATCAACTTTACTTTTTACACTTTCTGAAGTAAGTTCAAAAGTTACATCATCTGCAACATATTTTTGATCTTCAACAGCAGTTTCAAAACGTATTTTGTAGCCTTTATTTAAAAATTCATCATCAATTTTAATCACTTTTATACTACGTTCACCACCGCTTATAGTTGCACCAGTAATAGCATCTATATTATTTGATTTTTTTTCAAAAAAGTTCCACCATTCTGTTAAATCATGGTACCATTCTTGGTCATCGCCAAGTACGTTTAAGGTTTCTACATAGTTGCCTTGTGGGTCTAATAATGAAACAACAATATAGGCGCCTTCACCTTCGTAATTTATAAGTTGAATCATGCATTTGTATGAAGTGCTTTTAGTAGCTGGACTAAATGCTGTAAATGTTAATAGACTTATTATACCTAAAATAAAAATTTTTACTTTCATTATTTTAAAAATTCAATAGCGTTCTTATTTAAAAATTCATTCTCTAATGCTAAATCATAGGCAGACTCTTCAAAGTCGGTTGCAATAGTTGTTTTTGCGCCTAATTTAATAAGGTGTTTTATTAGATCTGTTGTATTGGCTGTCATTGCTGCAATGTGTAATGGTGTTAGTCCGTTACTGTTTTTAGCATTAATGTCAACTTTTTGCTTAACTATTTTATCTAATAAGTCAGTGTCGTTTTTAGTTACTGCAAGGTGTAAAAGGTTGTTGTTTTCACTTTGAATATGTGACATGTTTACACCGTTTTTTAGCAATAAATTCCATTTTGCTTCAAATTGTTTCTTATTTCTTTTTGAATAAGAATCGACAAGATAATACGCTAGGTTGTTATTGTCTTTATCAATAATAGTTACATCAGCTCTTTTAGTAATTAATAAGTCTACAACTTCTGAAGAATTAGTTGCTACAGCTTTTGATAAGGCAGATTCTCCTTCGCTATTTGTTGCGTTTATAGCTATTTTTTTGTTAAGAAAATAAGTGATAATTTCTAAATCATTACTTCCCGCGGCATTTATTAAAGCAGTGTTTCCATTGCTATCGGCTTTAGTTACATCAACCCCTTTTTCAATAAAATAATTGAATATGGTTATGTCTTTATTTCGAGCAGCTAATTTAATAATTGGATTTACCCCTTTTTTATTTGTTATGTTTGGGTTTATTCCTAAACCTTCTAAATATTTAAAGAAGGCTAAGTTATTTCCACCATTACGACCTATGGTTGCAGCTTCTAAAAAAGCGTTTCCACCATCTGTATTTGTGTCTTTATATGCAATTCCTTTTTTTATTAATTGTTCAATAATTTCTTTGTTACCAGAACGAGCGGCGTAGTCTATTGTGTTTAAACCAGATTTATCGGTATCTGAAAAGTTTAAACCTCTCATTACAAAATAAGTAAGTTCATTTAAATTTTTTACTTTACCTATTAATTGGTGTATAGCATTGGTGCCTTTTGGGTTTGTTTCGTTTATAGAAGCACCATTAGCTAATAATAAGTTGTACAGAGCTGGGTTTGTTTGTCCACCTCCAGCGGCAAAAAGTAAAACTGAACTTCCTTTGTCATCAACAATATCTGTTTTAGCGCCTTTGTCTAACAGAAGTTCCATAATTTCTAAATTACCTCTAGAAGAAGCCCAAAATAAATATGTACGTCCGTCGTGTGTAATTTTATTAATAGGGTTTCCTTCTATATTTAAAAGGAATTCAACAACTTTAATAGGCGCATTTGCTAAAATTGCGTAGGTTGTTGCATCAAAATTATTTTGAGTTAATGCGGTTGCACTATTGCCTTCTTTTATTTTTTGTTGTACTTCGGCTACTGTTGTAGTTGGTTTCCAAAAATCTCGACTCAAAAAAATATTGGATTCTTGAGCGGAGATTGATCCAATAAAAAGTAAAAGGCTAAGGGTTATTAAGTTTTTCATATTTAAAATATTTAAAATCAAAACATTACTATTTTAAAAGCAACGTTTTTAATTATTAATTGACTGCTATTAAATGCAAATATATAATTTATTTTTATTTAGAATAAATAAAAATAAGAGATAATTTTAAAATATTTGAAATGAATATTTAGTTGTTTTTAATTATTTGACTTGGTAGATACCCCAGCTTTTTTTTAAATGCAACTGTAAAATGTTGTGGGTTTTTATAGCCAACTTCATACGAAGCTTGTGAAATTGTATAGTCTTGTTTTGCAATTAATTTTATAGCTTTTTCTATTCTTAATGTGGTAATGTATTTAAAAACAGTCATACCATAAAATTGTTTAAATATGCTTTTAAATTTAAAAGTATTAATGCCTGCTAACAAGGATAATTGGTCTATTGTTAATTCCTTTTTTAAATTGGTTTTTATATAATTTCCTATACCAATTAAGGTTTCTTTTTCTTTTTTACTGAGTTTATCTGTTGTTATTTTTGATGTTTCAGGAATTAAAGCCAACACTAATAATTCTGTTAATTTAGATTCTAAATAAGATTCGCGTATTACTCCTTTAAAAGAGCATTTTGTAAAATCATTTACTATATTACTTAGATTTCTATTATGAACTAGGTCTTTTTTTTGAAGCTTACAAAGTTGGTTTACTTTAGTTACTTGTATTTTGTTTTTTAAATCTTTTGTGAATTCTTCTCCCATTTTTTTCTTTAAAAAAGATTCAGTAAAATAAATAGTTAAACTATTGTTTTTTTGATTAAGGTATTCAAAAGAATATTTTGAAGGAGGGATGTGAAATAAATAACAAGTATTATTTTTTAAATGATATATGTTTTGCGAATTATTATTTAAATAGAAAGACATTTTACCTTTAATTATAAATAGAAGCAAAAAACCAGGATAATCTTGTTCAACTTCAACCATACATTTTTTTGTAGTATGTTCTTGATGTAAGGCATATACATTGTTTATATGTATTTCTTTTAGTACACCAGAAATTTTATCATTAAAATCTGAATGTGTTTTTTCAAAAAAGCTAGAAGTTTCAACATTTTTATTAAAATGTTTTTCATACTCCTCTCCATTACATTGCGAACTTTTAAATCGAATTTTCATTTATACCTTTTGCGTTATTATTATTTCCTTTTACGTTATCAAGAATCAATCTAAATAAGATATTTTTGCGAAGTTAATTATTTTTATTCAATCTAAATAAACATAAGTTTGAGATTATTTATAATATTGTTACTATTCGCATCGTTAGGTTATTCCCAAAATTCAATTTCAGGAAAAGTAGTAGATGGTTCTGGGCAACCATTATTTGGTGCTACAGTAGTTGTTAGTAATACTTCACGTGCAACGGTAACCGATGAAAACGGAATGTATATATTAAACAATATACCTAAAGGAAAGTTTGGGGTTAAAGCTTCGTATGTTGGATTTATTTCTAAAACTTTAGAGGTGATTTTTAACGGTTTTAACCAAAAAAGTGTGATAGATTTTACTTTAAGTGAAGATGTAGAATCTTTAAATCAGGTAACTGTTAATGGAAAAACCGGAAAAACGAAAGTGGAAACCCAGGGTTTTGCTGTAAATATAGTAGAAACTAAGGTAGCGAGTCTTAGAAATGTTCAAATTAATGAATTGTTAAATACTACAGTTGGTGTAAAAATTCGTCAAAATGGTGGTTTAGGGTCAAATGTTCAATATTCATTAAATGGTTTGTCTGGAGGTTCTGTTCGTATTTTTATCGATGGAATTCCTATTGCTATGTATGGATCTTCATTTAGTTTAAACAGTATTCCTGCTTCAATGATTAAAAACATTGAAGTTTATAAAGGCGTAATACCAGGGCATTTGGCAGATGACGCTTTAGGAGGTGCTATTAATGTTGTACTACACAAAGGAACAAAAACCAATTTTAATGCCTCAGTTTCGTATGGTTCTTTTAATACTTTACAAACAAGTTTAAATGGTTTATATAGATTTGAAGAATCTGGTTTTACCGTAAAAACTTCTCTTTTTCATAATAATTCTGATAATGATTATAAAGTTTGGGGTGGTCAAGTTAAAGACATTGCTCAAGATGGAAGTCAAACCCCAATTACAGCCAGAAGATTTTATGACGCCTATGAATCTAAAGGGGGAATGGCACAAGTTGGTTTTACTGATGTAAAATGGGCAGATCAATTTTTAATTGGTTTTACAGGTTCTGAAGATTATAAAGAAATTCAACATGGTGCTTTTATGACACTTCATCCTTACAAAGGAAGATTTAGTGAAACCAATGCCAAATTAGCCAACTTAACATATCAAAAAAAGAATCTTTTAACTGAAGGTTTGGATGTGAATGTAACTGGATTATATGGAGAAAGAAATACCATAGTTAATGATACCGTTGCTACTGCTTATACTTGGAGCGGAGAACGATTAGTTGGTTTTGATGGTAATTATCTTGATTATACTTGGGGCTCTCAACAAGAAGGTGGGCCAACTTTATCTAATACCAATAGAAATGTAGCTTCTATAAGAACAGGTGTATCTTATGCTATAAATAAAAATCATAAAATTTTAGTCAATCATATATATAGCGGTTTAGATAGAGAAGATAATGATGAAATGAAATCTCTTTTAGAAAACACGTTTAAGCAAACAAGCGATTTGTATAAAAATATTTACTCTTTAAGTTATGATTTAAATGTTTTTGAAGAGAAATTAAAGGTTAATGTTTTTGGAAAACACTATCATCAAAAAGTATTAAATACAAGTCCAATATTTAATGACGATAAAACAGAAGTTATAGATGAAGTTTTTAAAAGCGATCAAGATTTTAACGGATTTGGTTTTGCAGCTTCGTATGCAATTCTTCCTAATGTGATTTTATTAACTTCTGCAGAAAAAGCCATACGATTGCCAAATGAAACTGAAGTGTTTGGAGATGTTGCTGGTAATGTTGAATCCAACTTAAATATTAAACCAGAAATTAGTAAAAATTACAACCTAGGCTTTAGATTTGGAAAATTTAATATTCAAAAACACGACTTCACTATTGCTACCAATCTTTTTT includes the following:
- a CDS encoding glycoside hydrolase 5 family protein, coding for MKTIKYFLPVLLLLCFSCKDKSTVIVKKTAENPIEDVALISVKGTQFFKGDKPYYFVGANYWYGPLIGAKNSGDRARLIKELDLMKSVGIDNLRILVGAEGAGEDSRVHPALQPKQGVYNEDLLDGLDFLMAEMRKRNMYAVLYLNNNWIWSGGMSQYLEWNGYGEVPNPFFTEKFTWNDYMNYTKQFHSCEPCKEAFYKHVKFIMGRTNTYSNLKYTDDNTVMSWQVANEPRVLMTPEHEIAFASWLKETVDLIESLDTTHLISTGAEGKASYLQDIKMYERLHTNKNIDYLTIHMWPKNWGWYDIDNEKESTQFSIEKANEYMNEHIVIANKIQKPIVMSEFGFPREKESLDPNASIENRNVFYKAIFDRINESEINNGALSGLNFWGFAGFAKTNPENGKWMHGDDFSADPPQEPQGLNSVFATDIATLNLIKKANDKLIIK
- a CDS encoding AraC family transcriptional regulator; the protein is MIKDSHREITPLAPDDSFQVFDRVKDDFDFPIHFHPEYELNFISNGKGVRRIVGNSIEEISEYELVLLGPNITHCWELHNCKNSNINEITIQFHNDLFDEKMLSRRIFKPIKDMFERSNYGILFSEKTAFEMMDRIKALAKIDSIDYFMELISILQDLATSRNQRILSTYSTQNKNFENSDKIKKVYLFIQENFHRKILLSEISAVVNMSAVSFNRFIKKRTGKTFVDYINDTRISYATRWLIETDLSISEICFKCGFNNIANFNRAFKKSKNTTPSEYREKFEGIKRVL
- a CDS encoding PepSY domain-containing protein, producing the protein MTLSIWRYSHLALAVSSSIFILLASLTGIILAFEPISNRVQPYTTNNLNEITVAEIATTLQKKYAEIISLEIDKNDWVTASIINEEGTNEIFYINPKTGENLGKPKETNALFKFATSLHRSLFLKSIGRFFVGLTSFLLFLISITGIFLIVKKQGGIQNFFSPIIKEKFNPYFHTIFGRWLLIPILIITLSGVYLSLEQFNIIPKAKIMHQEDTKFEEEPVLKLAEFNTFKNTKLSEVKKLEFPFSEFPESYFLLQLKDKELLINQFNGAIISKINYPFTTVISYYSLIFHTGQASIIWSLVLLIACIGILFFMYSGFHIALQRRKSRIKNRYKKDDCEYIILIGSENGSTFYFANYLHSELIRLGKKSFLTELNSYTSYIKTQHLVIMTSTYGAGEAPTNAKKFETLTQLQPQENSFNYSVVGFGSLAYPDFCKYAYEVDELLQKLPTSKRLNDVFTVNNQSLEAYNKWLLQWSKTENLAIRLPKSLISKKKQNASTFEIIANTKAENQPEATFLIKMKALNKVKFKSGDLLSIISEEDGRERLYSIGKLGTNKLILSVKLHNKGVISNRLNNLKMGDKITCSIVKNKGFHLPKKAKNALLIATGTGIGPYLGMIDENNKKTKLQLYWGGRTETSFNLYKKELKAQQKKGNLQAIYVAYSQEQDTKTYVQHLLKSDAEKVAEILKNKGVIMICGSVVMQKDVTQTLDSICQKHLKKSLSYYQNKDAILMDCY
- a CDS encoding DUF2271 domain-containing protein, translated to MKVKIFILGIISLLTFTAFSPATKSTSYKCMIQLINYEGEGAYIVVSLLDPQGNYVETLNVLGDDQEWYHDLTEWWNFFEKKSNNIDAITGATISGGERSIKVIKIDDEFLNKGYKIRFETAVEDQKYVADDVTFELTSESVKSKVDGTGYIRYIRMLPQK
- a CDS encoding ankyrin repeat domain-containing protein; translated protein: MKNLITLSLLLFIGSISAQESNIFLSRDFWKPTTTVAEVQQKIKEGNSATALTQNNFDATTYAILANAPIKVVEFLLNIEGNPINKITHDGRTYLFWASSRGNLEIMELLLDKGAKTDIVDDKGSSVLLFAAGGGQTNPALYNLLLANGASINETNPKGTNAIHQLIGKVKNLNELTYFVMRGLNFSDTDKSGLNTIDYAARSGNKEIIEQLIKKGIAYKDTNTDGGNAFLEAATIGRNGGNNLAFFKYLEGLGINPNITNKKGVNPIIKLAARNKDITIFNYFIEKGVDVTKADSNGNTALINAAGSNDLEIITYFLNKKIAINATNSEGESALSKAVATNSSEVVDLLITKRADVTIIDKDNNNLAYYLVDSYSKRNKKQFEAKWNLLLKNGVNMSHIQSENNNLLHLAVTKNDTDLLDKIVKQKVDINAKNSNGLTPLHIAAMTANTTDLIKHLIKLGAKTTIATDFEESAYDLALENEFLNKNAIEFLK
- a CDS encoding helix-turn-helix domain-containing protein, giving the protein MKIRFKSSQCNGEEYEKHFNKNVETSSFFEKTHSDFNDKISGVLKEIHINNVYALHQEHTTKKCMVEVEQDYPGFLLLFIIKGKMSFYLNNNSQNIYHLKNNTCYLFHIPPSKYSFEYLNQKNNSLTIYFTESFLKKKMGEEFTKDLKNKIQVTKVNQLCKLQKKDLVHNRNLSNIVNDFTKCSFKGVIRESYLESKLTELLVLALIPETSKITTDKLSKKEKETLIGIGNYIKTNLKKELTIDQLSLLAGINTFKFKSIFKQFYGMTVFKYITTLRIEKAIKLIAKQDYTISQASYEVGYKNPQHFTVAFKKKLGYLPSQIIKNN
- a CDS encoding TonB-dependent receptor, with translation MRLFIILLLFASLGYSQNSISGKVVDGSGQPLFGATVVVSNTSRATVTDENGMYILNNIPKGKFGVKASYVGFISKTLEVIFNGFNQKSVIDFTLSEDVESLNQVTVNGKTGKTKVETQGFAVNIVETKVASLRNVQINELLNTTVGVKIRQNGGLGSNVQYSLNGLSGGSVRIFIDGIPIAMYGSSFSLNSIPASMIKNIEVYKGVIPGHLADDALGGAINVVLHKGTKTNFNASVSYGSFNTLQTSLNGLYRFEESGFTVKTSLFHNNSDNDYKVWGGQVKDIAQDGSQTPITARRFYDAYESKGGMAQVGFTDVKWADQFLIGFTGSEDYKEIQHGAFMTLHPYKGRFSETNAKLANLTYQKKNLLTEGLDVNVTGLYGERNTIVNDTVATAYTWSGERLVGFDGNYLDYTWGSQQEGGPTLSNTNRNVASIRTGVSYAINKNHKILVNHIYSGLDREDNDEMKSLLENTFKQTSDLYKNIYSLSYDLNVFEEKLKVNVFGKHYHQKVLNTSPIFNDDKTEVIDEVFKSDQDFNGFGFAASYAILPNVILLTSAEKAIRLPNETEVFGDVAGNVESNLNIKPEISKNYNLGFRFGKFNIQKHDFTIATNLFSRNIEDLIGFASNADRIVESSDELVHYDNFDESTTSKGIEAEINYSYNNNFGFNFNFSRLSLESKNRAGDIVDIPNTPLFTINSGIRYSIKNVLQKESRLNLFYNIYFTDEFSYIMNQGTNVAGLDAFIVPTQVIQDLGLSYTFPKENFVVSFDAKNIFNEAAYDNRSVQKPGRAFYLKLNYTINKF